GAGGAtttctgcagaagagagaaataatactaagaaaaacaaaccaaatatgAATCCACTTCAGTAGTCAttgctggcattttaaaaatgcatcataaATAAGCAAGGTAACATTGTTGCCAGAAAAGCACATACTCCAAAAAAGATGGAGACTAATACTGGTGAACTAATACTCTGAAATACTAAGCCAGTTTAGACATACTTCCTAATCATGTTAATTATTTCATTATACATGCGGTAAGGCGCATCAAGGCCCCAGATGAAATCCAAATGTTCCCATTCTGGAATGTTTTTGTGGTAAACCAAGTTTGTGATCTGAGTGAGCAGCATAGCAATATCCTTTGGGTCTGCCAGCCAGTCCTGTCCACCAGTCCACACCGCGGTTGGTACAGTCATCTCTTTTATTTTGTAGAAAGGCGGAGTAgactgaggagagggaaagggaaaacaaaagcattagAAAGAACAAGTCTTCAGTGTGATACTACACTGCAGTGTAACACACTAGCAAAGGCAAGAAGAATGTGTCCGattctcattttctcttcctctcttgggCAGCTAGAGGTGGAGTCGTGACTCAACAGAAAATGTAACTCCAAAAGTCATGCAATACTATAGCACGCAAAGCGGTAAAGATGTGGTTTGAGGAGTTTACAAGACAGCAGGGTAGCAGAAGTCTCAAAGAATGCATCCCATTCAAGTTATTTCTAAACCCTAATCAAATAGCAGAAGTGATTGCTACTCTGAAAGTATGATACTGCAATCTTTCCCAGTCACAAGTGacaagaagcaaaatatttttagtattgcACACAGCAATTTAGAAACAAACACCCGTGAAGATTAAACAGTCAGAAGATAAGCAATACACATGAATCAACAGTCTGTGCCTTATTGTGAGAAGTGCAGTGTGATCTCATGATGTAGGCAGGCAGGACCACCCTCGAGAAACAGTGTGCCATCACAACTTCGTGTCCGAGAGTGGGCTCTGTCCCGACTTAGGATATCTCAGAGCTCTATAGTcctgtgctgccttttttttttttttttttgaaaaggcagTCTGGTTACTGGGCAACACTAGTGGCTCTTTAGCATGCAGCATAAACACGGTACCCAGAGAAGTGCccaagggcttttttttgtgaCACTCAAGAATTATAACATATCCATAAAAGATGTATACCTGGTTGTAGTGAGCCATATTTGCAGCCTTGCTTCCCCAGTCATAAGCTTTGAGCTCCCCAGTCTTCACAGCCTAGAAATACACAAATATTCACACATACAAAGAAGAACTGCAACACTTCTATTgcaggagtgaaaaaaaaaagtataggtCATCTGGAGAACCGGCAAAGGCAACTGACACAAGAAACAGTGAAATGCCAAGAATTAACAAGGGCAAGTGTCACTACTTTGCCCAGTGTAACAGGAGTGGGAAACGTTAACATTCAGTACCATTGGACTTTGCCCCTTAAGACTTCACACTCTTTCATAGCAATGGTAGGGAAGATTAAGGAAAACAGTTCAGTGTATCGAAAGCCAGGATGTGGCAGCTCTGTGCTTACTTCTGAAATCTTCACCTTGCTGTCTAAGTGTCCGTGAATATGAATACAGCATGGAGCTTTCCTAGAAAGTCTACTCTCTATGATTTACCACctattatttttcagaaacagaagtctATATAACagggatctggaaaaaaaaagtcttcattaatttctttccaaGCCACCGCTTGAAGAGCTATGTACCGCAGATCACATTGCTTCTGAATAGATGACCAGTTAGAAGATCACAAGTAGCACCGACCACTGCTTCCATGGCAAATGTCTTCTCATCTTTGGCAGCCTGCTGAGCAAGCTTCAGGCACAATAGCATTACAGGCACGAAACAGTGCCCTGAGGTGAAATTCAAAATTCACTAATAAACTAGAAAATGAAgccaaacagaacagaacagaaagccTGCTGCTTTTCACTGGCTAAAAATATAACTTGTAATCAAAACAGGGTTTGCTGAAAGGGGAGCAAATACTTGTTACAGCATTTCTGAGTTAAGGTATTCTGTTGTATTGTTTGTTGGCCTGAAGTACTTACCGTTACCCTGTCTTCAAAGAAATAGGGGAGAGGGGTAAGCCACCGTAAGTCAGTATCATCAAAGCAGCTGCAGTGAACAGTTGCCATTCTGAAAATTGGCAGTTCCAGAATTTCACTTGGGCTATGCTTCATACATATTTTGGcattttattccatttaaatATCACAGACATCAATATTCTCCAAACAAGCTAGACTCATGGACATTTTAGATTCTGTAAACTCTACCTGGCTCCAGTGGATCATGTTTTGTACAGATGTCCCCGCAGGGCAGTGTGTTGAATACACATCCACTCGGCTCTGCAACAAGATAATTAATATGGTTTACTCCTCACAGTGCAACAGGGCAACCACTACTGTTTCTTGAACAACTAACAGAAAATTTTCCATTCCTCTTAAAACTGTTATAAACAAAAGGTAACTGGAGCCATATATACAAATGAAGTGAAAGGCTGAATGTTTTTGGGATTACTTACAATTAACTGCAGAAATTTAAAGATGAACTTTAAACCTGATAGTGATATcccttaaacatttttttatatattcagaaTATCTTTTGAAAAGTGCTGGTATTGTAAGAATTGGGAGCACATTAACCAATATTTAGATGGAATTCCAGAGAAATGTTGCATTACTTTACACCTAAACTAGTAGCTGTCAGTCCAAAGTGTTTCAGAACTTTATACACTTTTGAGTTCAGAAGTACAAAATACCCAGGGGAAACTTAAatcctggcagaaaaaaaaaaattattatcccCCATTAAAATCATGAAAACTGTATGTGCtgtgcaagaaaacagaaaactgcacTTTCACCttcatataaaatacagaaagttaAGATTTTTGCACAcagaatggtgaaaaaaaaaatgctaattctaTCTCACTCCAATAAAAAATCCTCAGTCTTCATCCACCTGTGGGTAAACTGATAGCAGCTTCTACtgatttcagagagttagaaacACTTCAAGAAGCATTATGAAAAAAAGGTGGTCTCATGCCAGTTGCTGTTAACTAGCTTTTAGATAAAAAAACAAGTCCTACAAACAAGTCCTTTGGAATTAGAACCACAGATGAAACCATCAGCAAGGTCAGAAACTGGTCCCGGAGAAAATAATTGCACACGTCCACCAAGAGACCAGAAAATTTCAACAGGTCTCTTGAAAATGGTTGTATCTTTATTCTTCGCTTCATTGCAAAAGGAATTAAATACTTGCACCATCATATTAATTCACTCCTCTTACACGCTCCCCCAACAGAtctaaaataatgcattttagctttccaataacattttaaaaggttaATTCTATCCATCCAAGCTGGGCAACTACATCTATACCACAGAAATATATTAATCCAAACTCAGTATGATGAaggcagcattatttttttttctaattacatgTAAAGGACAATCAGTACAGCCACAAACAGTCAATACTGTGGTAAGAGTTCAAAATAACTCAGCTATTAAGAGTCACCAAAACATACCATATTCAAGTTTCTCTCATTAAAACCACACAGAAGAAAGAATATGTTGCCGCAAAGGTCGTCAAGTATTCTGTGGGTGCAAACGTGGGTAGCCAGCCACTTCAGCAAATAATTCTGAGGGAGGAATTGTTTCTTTCCAAACATGTCCTACAAAATAACAAACACATAGCACAATATGTAGTTGCATAGAATGACCTGGTTTTAGTTTTTATACTGCAACATTCTTGAGGTGATTGTTTCCATTTGCACTGGTGATGGGATGGGTGTGTCATACAAAAATGATTTATCTCCTTATCAACCTTGCGTACAGTCCAATGGGAAAGTCACGGTTAGTGCTTTTGCTACAAATGATGCAGTCCATTAGTCCCACAAAAGTCACACGGGAACCGGGACCATCATTAAAGAATCCCAAGCCTAACCTCAAATTCTAATCagttttaaatacagtattttaaaaggacTACTACACAGCTTCCTGCCATCAGAATTGTTTAAGGCTTAAGTATTTTAAGCTGCATTTGCTAATGTGAAATGGCCTTGTACCTATAACTTCCTCTCTTCACACCATGTAAGAAAAACAAGTTGCATGAGCTGTGATGGCCACTTCCTCTTGATGGGTATTTTTAGAATGTCCAAGGGTTTGAAAATAGCCCACTGAGAACTTCCTTAAAAGTGACACAGCTCTTCAGAGATATGCCTGACCTGTGGGTTTGTCACTGTCGTGTACTTCTGCTCTCCAGTTTTTTTGCAAGTCACCATGAGAATCAAGTTCCTCAGCACAACATGAACATCTGCACAGGGCACTGATCAGCTACTATTCTCATTAGACAAAGTTCATTACACAAAGAATGGGAGATCACAATTGTTAGCATCACTTTTAGGTTAACTGCCTTTGGAGCAGGGAACTAATAATGCAAAGAGACACGTATTAAATCTGTACAAGGTAAGGTAGAGAAGGGTTTATCCCACAGAACAAACAGCTCTGTGTGGGAATCTCCATGGATGGTGGAAAGAAAAGTGATGGTTAAAAATGACACATAGCAGGGTATTCACAACGTCTGACTTCAGGCACTTACTGCAGCCTGCCCGTCTGCCTGCATTCCCTCTGATGTTAGTGGTGAAAGGTAAACTCCTCCAGAGGATGATTCACAGCATCTAAATAAAGCTGCTGCTCTTAATCACCCTCCTCTGGAGGATCCTCTTCTAACACTAAAAGATTAATTGTGAAACAAATCTGTTAAAGTTCATGATAATTCAAAAGTATTCTATATAAAGCTATCACAGGAGTCTTCTAAAACAGACCAACTATTGAATTAATCATGTTATTTCTGTAGCATAAGTTCTAGAAACatgtaaatggaaaaacataattttattcCATCTATTAAGTTGTAATtgtaaaatattactttaaacTGATGCAAATTGTCTCATTAAATAGCAGTAAAGCCAGAAAAGCCACTGCTTACTTCTGTAGCATTATTCTGGAAAAACTGGCCCAGCATTCTTGTCAAACATGTTAATCTAATCACAGCTATTAACATCCTTTGCTATGCGATTTTAAACTAGAAAGGGGAACACCTCATTTGGCTTAAAACATTTACACTCAAATACAAACCTTGAGTAGCAGGTCAGGAAACACTCCCAATTTTACAAGAGGGCTAGTGGCAAACTTGACTGTAGCTACTGGTGCCAAGGCAAagaacattttgattttcttaGCCAGCTGTGGCAAAGTCGAAAAAGCAACGAAAGCTGTAAATAATATAAGAATAATTAACAAATCCCACTGACACAAGTATATGTTGAGTATGCACAAGTGGTTTTAGATTAATAGTTTGACTGTTGTCTCTAGGATCAGtttagatattttaaattaatctagCTACTATGGAACACAAATTAAATGAGGCAAATcagaaggatttgggttttttttttctgaaaaacaagtttttGCTAACTAACCAACACTCTTCCAGCTCTTTCCAGCCACAGGTCTAAAAACACCTGAGGCAGGCCTTACATACAGCAAAATATTCTGGAAATAGGAGTCTTTAATCTACATGTCTGATAATTCTAATTTTATTATGCACAGTCCATTAATTTATTCCAATAGAAACTGCACTAGTGGCTACCTGCAACTACAATTTATCATTTCAACAGCTTCCCACTTTAAGTAAACACAGAAAGGTtaagtattttggttttaatgttgATGAATATTCCAGGAAGTCGCTAAAAACCAGAAGCACCAGATTTCAAAAACTCTATTTTTTCACCATTAAACCACATATGTGGAACTTGGTATCATTTCAAACACGatatattcttttttatatatatatatatatatgtatattctaACAAATATATTCTTTACATACCCATGGTGGTGCCCTGTGAATGGCCAATGTAAAATACTTGTTCCTGGCCGGTCTTCTTCAAAATAAAGTCCACTGAGGCTGGAATGTCATACTTGGCCATTTCATCAAAGCTACAATGCAGAGATAAAAAGTCAGTTGTGTAAGCAAAGTTATCAGTGTGAAACAGCTGCACTGAGCTTTTTTGCACTGCAGATCAGTTGTCTGGACATAAAGAAAAGCTTCCTTTGGATGAAGCAGAACGCTCTGATAACTGAGTCTTCACACCAAGCACCGCTGAAAGCAATTAATGTTCTACTGACCACGTATGAAGGCTGTCTCAGTACATTATATTGGCCATAAAACTCTCCTTTACTGTCCCTACATATGTGACAGCACatgtaaccagaaaaaaaaaaaaaatgttgtacaTTCACAATGTGACTGAACTAAGATGATGggcaaagagaggaa
The sequence above is a segment of the Larus michahellis chromosome 6, bLarMic1.1, whole genome shotgun sequence genome. Coding sequences within it:
- the LIPA gene encoding lysosomal acid lipase/cholesteryl ester hydrolase — encoded protein: MRGLVVAAFLLLGIAGSGAFAGGRRNVDPETNMNISQIITFRGYPSEEYEVTTEDGYILSVNRIPYGRKGRGRSKGPRPAVFLQHGLLADASNWITNLDYNSLGFMLADAGYDVWLGNSRGNTWSRKHTHFTVKQEEFWVFSFDEMAKYDIPASVDFILKKTGQEQVFYIGHSQGTTMAFVAFSTLPQLAKKIKMFFALAPVATVKFATSPLVKLGVFPDLLLKDMFGKKQFLPQNYLLKWLATHVCTHRILDDLCGNIFFLLCGFNERNLNMSRVDVYSTHCPAGTSVQNMIHWSQAVKTGELKAYDWGSKAANMAHYNQSTPPFYKIKEMTVPTAVWTGGQDWLADPKDIAMLLTQITNLVYHKNIPEWEHLDFIWGLDAPYRMYNEIINMIRKYV